One Sinobacterium caligoides genomic window carries:
- the gshB gene encoding glutathione synthase produces the protein MKICFIMYPWERVEAENDTTLRLIHECFARKHTVAITTLHNLTIRDNVASAFCDVISKKTKQTDNIPSFHRNAVFRRCLLPLAGFDAIIMRANPPLDTLALNFLDSVRDDTFIMNDIDGLRVANNKLYTASFNDSASEFIPATHVSKNRRYLERIFDESESEKMILKPLDGYGGRGVILVEKNARQSFSSLLEFYIGGDEQGHGGNYVILQDYVAGAEKGDVRILMLNGEPIGAMRRVPAEGDVRSNVHAGGHVVKHKLTEKERKLCRFIGPKLVRDGLYFTGIDVIGDKLLEINVLSPGGITRINKLNRTKLQTQVIDFVESVVSAKELVRSRKNEFRQVIEDADAI, from the coding sequence ATGAAAATATGCTTTATTATGTACCCCTGGGAGCGCGTTGAAGCCGAAAACGACACGACGTTGCGCCTCATACACGAGTGTTTTGCACGCAAACACACTGTCGCGATAACCACCCTGCATAATCTGACGATTAGAGACAATGTCGCCAGTGCCTTTTGCGATGTGATCAGCAAGAAGACCAAGCAGACTGACAATATACCCAGCTTCCATCGCAATGCGGTTTTCAGACGCTGTCTTCTGCCCCTGGCAGGCTTTGACGCAATAATTATGCGCGCCAATCCGCCTCTGGACACGCTTGCTCTCAACTTCTTGGACTCTGTACGCGACGATACTTTTATCATGAATGATATTGATGGCTTGCGAGTCGCTAACAACAAGCTGTACACCGCATCGTTTAACGATTCGGCAAGTGAGTTTATTCCAGCCACGCACGTCTCTAAAAACCGTCGTTATCTCGAGCGTATCTTTGATGAATCCGAGTCCGAAAAAATGATCCTCAAGCCTCTTGATGGCTACGGCGGTCGCGGCGTCATTCTGGTTGAAAAAAATGCGCGCCAAAGTTTCAGCTCATTACTGGAGTTCTACATCGGTGGTGACGAACAGGGACACGGGGGTAACTATGTGATTTTGCAGGACTATGTCGCCGGTGCTGAAAAGGGTGATGTGCGCATATTGATGCTTAATGGTGAGCCAATCGGCGCCATGCGTCGTGTTCCTGCCGAAGGCGATGTTCGCTCTAACGTTCATGCCGGTGGCCATGTTGTGAAACATAAGCTGACCGAGAAAGAGCGCAAACTCTGTCGATTCATCGGTCCTAAGTTGGTTCGTGATGGCCTGTATTTCACCGGCATCGATGTGATTGGCGACAAGTTACTAGAGATCAACGTGCTAAGCCCAGGTGGCATTACCCGTATTAACAAACTCAACCGCACCAAGTTGCAGACACAGGTTATCGACTTTGTCGAGAGCGTCGTCAGTGCCAAGGAGCTAGTAAGAAGCCGTAAAAACGAATTCAGACAGGTAATTGAAGATGCTGACGCTATCTGA